From Thermoplasmata archaeon, one genomic window encodes:
- a CDS encoding TIGR00725 family protein: MARKPMIGVIGGGNTASEEGLRMAEEVGYLIARADAVLVCGGLNGVMQAAAKGAKRGGGLTLGILPTGNKADANPYIDLPVATAMSTARNLVIIRTADALIAINGSYGTMSEMAHAFDQGKTVFALHTWPMEKTGVEASLFVPVQTPREAVERALEYARKSVAAERPGQPFDSKTT; this comes from the coding sequence ATGGCGCGAAAACCCATGATCGGAGTCATTGGTGGCGGCAACACGGCCTCCGAGGAAGGCCTACGCATGGCCGAGGAGGTGGGCTACCTGATCGCGCGTGCGGACGCCGTCTTGGTCTGCGGCGGCCTCAATGGGGTCATGCAGGCCGCGGCCAAGGGCGCGAAGCGGGGCGGCGGCCTGACCTTGGGCATCCTCCCCACGGGCAACAAGGCCGACGCGAACCCATACATCGACCTTCCGGTCGCCACCGCGATGAGCACGGCCCGCAACCTGGTCATCATCCGCACCGCGGACGCCCTGATCGCGATCAACGGGTCGTACGGGACGATGAGCGAGATGGCCCACGCGTTCGACCAGGGGAAGACCGTGTTCGCCCTGCACACCTGGCCCATGGAGAAGACGGGTGTGGAAGCGAGCCTATTCGTCCCCGTGCAGACGCCCCGCGAGGCCGTGGAGCGCGCGCTGGAGTATGCGCGCAAGAGTGTCGCCGCGGAACGGCCGGGGCAGCCGTTCGACAGCAAGACGACGTGA